A region from the Hippoglossus hippoglossus isolate fHipHip1 chromosome 16, fHipHip1.pri, whole genome shotgun sequence genome encodes:
- the ifnlr1 gene encoding interferon lambda receptor 1 — MKMWSADVIILLLFCYACLSTGDGEVRFVSKNFHNVLHWDAVEPTSAGEQVLYSVQYQRYAGEQFQMKQECQNISALTCDLTAETPSVPDVHYNAKVLVNGRMLGRTSARFKPIAETTLGAPNLSTHATVSSLFVNVTLPLGPNGVSMAEIINNSKSGPSQTVIEYTLKITEPKWAELVSEGTTGHFVINLKNNRTKYCGHVVYKPFSEWGRALSEEASFCVTLPDNPQMLSPWLFAIAALLVAVVTMSVAWTCYYVKGGKKTIMPRSLVTSSTSKHQVLQSPDGRIIISTPVVCSPSDKSGGYSPQDMPFQAWQDSTGTSEDNGEHSPTSNHLETSGQSSEIYSSVAVHIPQQFANTETWNLPSRSEPWDKGGLKPVSPRVPPLLDACESNAAIPLLLHTVRDANGQLMLPSLNPQLQSCTGDSGRTPLLSSFIDSKEERPLLASLHSFDSSDWSDSGCDDGTANTPTQPYANSHYIASHTSVPHVNLQCQNAPSCDATFESGYKQNWTPEILHEAASKDICGYTWTNYRRNWTPPKEEEEEEGEEDDDRGEERSRQIGLGSWLVQLQE, encoded by the exons cttgtCTTTCAACTGGAGATGGAGAAGTGCGTTTTGTCTCGAAGAACTTTCACAATGTACTCCACTGGGACGCTGTGGAGCCGACCTCCGCAGGGGAACAGGTGCTCTACAGTGTCCAGTACCAGAG GTATGCTGGAGAGCAGTTCCAGATGAAACAAGAGTGTCAGAACATCAGCGCTCTGACCTGTGACCTGACTGCGGAAACGCCATCGGTTCCCGACGTTCATTACAACGCCAAGGTGCTCGTTAACGGCCGCATGCTTGGCCGCACCAGCGCCAGGTTCAAACCTATAGCAGAGA CCACTCTGGGTGCCCCCAACTTGTCCACACACGCAACGGTGTCCTCCCTGTTTGTTAATGTCACTCTGCCCTTGGGGCCAAATGGAGTCTCCATGGCGGAAATCATCAACAACAGCAAAAGCGGGCCGTCCCAAACTGTGATTGAATATACCCTAAAGATCACAGAGCCAAAGTGGGCTGAGTTG GTCAGTGAAGGCACCACCGGCCACTTTGTCATCAACCTGAAGAACAACCGAACAAAATACTGCGGCCATGTGGTCTACAAGCCTTTTTCTGAATGGGGCCGCGCCCTGAGTGAGGAGGCCTCGTTCTGCGTCACATTACCAG ATAACCCACAGATGCTTTCACCGTGGCTTTTCGCAATTGCTGCTCTTCTGGTGGCCGTCGTCACGATGTCAGTCGCGTGGACGTGCTATTATGTGAAGGGTGGAAAGAAAACCATCATGCCACGATCACTG GTAACATCCAGCACCTCCAAGCATCAAGTACTGCAATCTCCAGACGGCCGTATCATCATTTCTACACCGGTGGTCTGCAGTCCAAGTGACAAATCAGGGGGCTACTCACCCCAGGACATGCCCTTCCAGGCCTGGCAAGACAGCACCGGGACATCTGAGGACAATGGTGAACACAGTCCAACCTCAAATCACCTGGAAACGAGCGGCCAGTCCTCAGAAATCTACAGTTCAGTGGCTGTTCACATACCTCAGCAGTTTGCCAACACAGAGACCTGGAACCTACCTTCCAGATCAGAACCCTGGGATAAAGGTGGTTTAAAGCCAGTGTCACCTCGAGTACCACCATTACTGGATGCTTGTGAGAGCAATGCCGCCATACCTCTGCTGTTGCACACGGTGCGTGACGCCAACGGACAACTGATGCTGCCTTCGCTCAATCCTCAGTTACAGAGCTGCACAGGTGACAGTGGGAGAACACCTTTATTATCGTCCTTCATAGACTCTAAGGAGGAACGACCATtgttagcatcactgcacagCTTCGACAGCTCGGATTGGTCGGACTCCGGGTGTGATGACGGCACTGCGAACACACCAACCCAGCCATATGCTAACAGCCATTATATCGCATCTCACACATCTGTTCCACATGTGAACCTGCAATGTCAGAACGCGCCATCTTGTGACGCCACATTCGAATCAGGTTACAAACAAAACTGGACTCCTGAAATCCTTCATGAAGCTGCGTCCAAAGACATTTGTGGATACACATGGACAAACTATCGTAGAAACTGGACTCCTcccaaagaggaggaggaggaggagggtgaagaagatgatgacaggggagaggagagatcGAGGCAAATTGGTCTGGGGAGTTGGTTGGTACAACTTCAAGAATAG